One segment of Pseudanabaena sp. FACHB-2040 DNA contains the following:
- a CDS encoding DUF389 domain-containing protein produces MKFSYPWRRRIVRLRRWAGTMTQSNSGDWFWLKSKPVLMAGLSRDLWRWAEPTPNYYILLLLSVIISTLGLLANSSATIIGAMIIAPLMGPIIAIAFAMTLNNRRLLKRASFSVITGAVLGIGTASLITVLLGLASLTPEIEARSVPTLIDLGVALAAGAAGAYAKSRRHIADALPGVAISVALVPPLSVIGIGLALPSRDVALGASLMLLTNLAGIIFSGALIFIWQGYGTAERAKRGLTLSVLALTLLGLPLGLSFRDLAWQQRTRTRVYRLVEQSASTNDNFSVTRLSVQRQQTYLQLHLELSAMPQSVTETEIDQLHQMLETELEQRIDLRVDVLPIARFRTTSPELSQSK; encoded by the coding sequence ATGAAATTTAGCTATCCCTGGCGGCGGCGCATTGTTCGCCTACGGCGTTGGGCCGGAACGATGACGCAAAGTAACAGCGGGGATTGGTTTTGGCTCAAGAGCAAGCCAGTTCTCATGGCAGGTTTGAGCCGCGATCTCTGGCGCTGGGCCGAACCCACCCCCAACTACTACATTCTGCTGCTGCTGTCTGTCATTATTTCCACGCTGGGCCTTCTGGCCAACAGCAGCGCCACCATCATCGGGGCCATGATTATCGCGCCTTTAATGGGGCCGATCATTGCCATTGCGTTTGCCATGACCTTGAACAATCGGCGACTGCTCAAGCGAGCAAGCTTCTCTGTGATAACCGGGGCTGTACTGGGCATTGGCACCGCCAGCCTGATCACGGTTTTGTTGGGGCTAGCGTCATTGACCCCAGAAATTGAGGCCCGCAGCGTTCCGACATTAATCGATCTAGGGGTGGCCTTGGCGGCGGGCGCAGCGGGTGCTTACGCCAAGTCTCGGCGGCACATTGCTGACGCACTGCCGGGGGTTGCCATTTCTGTGGCGCTGGTGCCTCCCCTCAGCGTGATCGGCATTGGCCTTGCCTTGCCCTCTCGAGATGTGGCGCTGGGGGCATCTCTCATGCTGCTGACGAACCTCGCCGGGATCATCTTTAGCGGGGCGCTGATATTTATCTGGCAAGGCTATGGCACAGCGGAACGGGCCAAGCGCGGCCTCACCCTTTCGGTGCTAGCCCTGACCCTACTGGGCCTGCCTCTTGGTCTATCGTTTCGAGATTTGGCTTGGCAGCAGCGTACCCGAACTCGGGTTTACCGCCTGGTTGAGCAATCTGCTTCAACTAACGACAACTTCTCTGTTACTAGACTATCGGTTCAACGCCAGCAGACCTATCTGCAGCTGCACCTTGAGCTGTCGGCCATGCCCCAATCCGTCACCGAAACTGAGATTGATCAACTGCATCAAATGCTTGAAACGGAGCTAGAGCAAAGGATCGATTTGAGGGTAGACGTGTTGCCAATTGCCCGATTTCGTACGACTTCCCCAGAACTTAGCCAATCAAAGTAA
- a CDS encoding DUF3536 domain-containing protein, whose amino-acid sequence MADSLQFSASTVALALRAPADPRLDPANPPLPTTTGIYVCIHGHFYQPPRENPYLNAVERQAGAAPFHDWNERIHHECYRPNAFARILNHRGEVMRIVNNYEYISFNIGPTLLSWMEGYDPETYQRILEADRRSCARLDGHGNAIAQVYNHVIMPLANRRDKYTQIHWGKTDFKRRFGRDPEGMWLAETAVDAETLEALVDEGIRFIILAPSQVQRCRPMAAGDQPPGDWFEVGGGQVDPSRPYRCFLKDAHGNADPERFIDVFFYDGPISRDMGFNDVLSSSQHFAGRLGQAIHGDHRPAQLISVATDGETFGHHRGGAEKTLAYAVTQEFPQHGWCVTNYAHYLALHPPTWEADLKPVTAWSCAHGVDRWQDDCGCGGGGGWHQQWRKPLRQTLDWLRDRLTAVFVEKGPQFFTDPWAARNAYINVVGDRSEASLKRFFQAHQCRKLTRIEWVDALQLLEMQRHALFMYTSCGWFFEELSRPEGTQILRYAARALELAGEVAGVELESEFVRRLTKAPSNVPGFENGAGVYQQLVIPAKVSLEQVAAHYAMSSLFVEYRQEQQLFCYTVTQRDYQLQRMGPIAMAVGQIQLVSDITREKLDLSFAVLHLGGWDFHCCIQSFRSRLAYTRAKEELFEVLGQASVTQTILAINRIFGERSYSLEDLFAEERHRIMRLLSQETLLRLDQLYTQVYRDNYSLLRAFHRDGLPVPQELQVAAEIALSQRALEVLEALERETGDPGSNPLRIGGHYIDELDAIATEASYFQCRLTLPGAKSMLEALVWRSVWHLLSQPQPDTIQADVDWLSRLIEVPTRLSLHLSPDRTQELYYQHLYAVLVPALLAAEPNGKSRPGPDQTLFAKHLLRLGQCLAVDVFHLLAQLEISEQS is encoded by the coding sequence ATGGCTGACTCCCTGCAGTTTTCAGCGTCTACAGTTGCGCTTGCTTTACGAGCCCCTGCCGATCCCCGCCTGGATCCAGCAAATCCGCCGCTGCCGACAACGACCGGTATTTACGTCTGCATTCACGGACATTTTTATCAGCCGCCTCGCGAAAACCCCTATCTCAACGCAGTTGAGCGCCAGGCTGGAGCAGCGCCCTTCCACGACTGGAATGAGCGGATTCACCATGAGTGTTACCGGCCCAACGCCTTTGCCCGCATTCTCAACCACCGGGGCGAGGTCATGCGGATTGTCAATAACTATGAGTACATCAGCTTCAATATCGGCCCAACGCTGCTGAGCTGGATGGAAGGCTACGATCCCGAAACCTATCAGCGGATCTTAGAGGCCGATAGGCGCAGCTGCGCTCGCTTGGATGGCCACGGCAATGCGATCGCTCAGGTCTACAACCACGTCATCATGCCCCTAGCTAACCGGCGTGACAAATACACCCAAATCCACTGGGGCAAGACCGACTTTAAGCGCCGCTTTGGCCGCGATCCCGAAGGGATGTGGCTGGCCGAGACAGCGGTCGACGCTGAAACGCTAGAAGCCTTAGTGGATGAGGGCATTCGCTTCATCATTTTGGCCCCCTCCCAGGTGCAGCGCTGCCGGCCGATGGCGGCTGGGGATCAGCCACCCGGAGACTGGTTTGAGGTGGGCGGCGGTCAGGTTGATCCGAGCCGTCCCTACCGCTGTTTCTTAAAAGACGCTCACGGGAATGCCGACCCCGAACGATTTATTGACGTTTTCTTCTACGATGGCCCCATTTCAAGGGATATGGGCTTTAACGACGTGCTCAGCTCTTCCCAACACTTTGCTGGGCGCTTGGGTCAGGCAATTCATGGGGATCACCGTCCGGCCCAGCTGATCTCGGTCGCTACTGATGGCGAAACCTTTGGGCATCACCGAGGCGGAGCCGAGAAAACTCTGGCTTACGCTGTGACTCAGGAATTTCCTCAGCACGGTTGGTGCGTGACTAACTATGCTCACTATCTAGCCCTACACCCACCTACCTGGGAGGCCGACCTCAAACCTGTGACCGCCTGGAGCTGTGCCCACGGCGTAGACCGCTGGCAGGACGACTGCGGCTGTGGCGGGGGCGGGGGCTGGCACCAGCAATGGCGTAAACCACTGCGTCAGACGTTGGACTGGCTACGAGATCGGCTCACAGCAGTCTTTGTCGAGAAAGGTCCCCAGTTTTTCACCGATCCCTGGGCAGCGCGCAATGCCTACATCAATGTGGTAGGCGATCGCAGTGAGGCCAGTCTCAAGCGTTTCTTCCAGGCTCACCAGTGCCGCAAGCTAACCCGCATAGAGTGGGTAGATGCGCTGCAGCTGCTAGAAATGCAGCGCCATGCCCTATTTATGTACACCAGCTGCGGCTGGTTCTTTGAAGAGCTGTCGCGGCCCGAAGGCACCCAAATTCTACGCTACGCAGCGCGAGCGCTGGAGCTGGCAGGTGAAGTGGCCGGGGTGGAGCTAGAGTCTGAGTTCGTGCGGCGATTGACCAAAGCGCCCAGCAATGTGCCCGGCTTTGAAAATGGGGCCGGGGTTTACCAGCAGCTAGTGATCCCCGCCAAGGTGAGCCTGGAGCAGGTGGCGGCTCACTATGCTATGAGTTCTCTGTTTGTGGAGTATCGCCAGGAGCAGCAGCTTTTCTGCTACACCGTTACCCAGCGAGACTACCAGCTGCAGCGTATGGGACCGATTGCGATGGCAGTGGGGCAGATTCAGCTAGTTTCAGATATCACCCGCGAAAAGCTCGACCTCTCCTTTGCGGTGCTGCATCTGGGCGGCTGGGATTTCCACTGCTGCATCCAGTCCTTCCGGTCACGTCTGGCCTACACACGCGCTAAGGAAGAGCTGTTTGAGGTGCTGGGGCAGGCTAGCGTCACCCAGACTATCCTGGCGATCAACCGAATATTCGGGGAGCGGTCCTACAGCCTAGAGGATCTTTTTGCCGAGGAGCGCCACCGCATCATGCGCCTGCTCTCACAGGAGACACTGTTGCGGCTTGACCAGCTCTATACCCAGGTTTACCGCGACAACTACAGCCTGCTGCGGGCCTTCCACCGAGACGGTCTGCCGGTACCCCAGGAACTTCAGGTAGCGGCAGAAATTGCCCTCAGCCAGCGAGCCCTAGAAGTGCTGGAAGCCCTGGAGCGAGAAACCGGTGATCCGGGCAGCAATCCGCTGCGGATCGGCGGCCATTATATAGATGAGCTGGATGCGATCGCAACTGAAGCCAGTTACTTCCAGTGTCGCCTAACCCTGCCAGGGGCCAAGTCTATGCTAGAGGCGCTAGTCTGGCGCTCCGTCTGGCACCTACTCAGTCAACCCCAGCCCGACACCATCCAGGCCGACGTAGATTGGCTGAGCCGCCTGATTGAGGTGCCAACCCGGCTGTCTCTGCACCTGTCTCCAGATCGCACTCAGGAGCTGTACTATCAGCACCTATATGCGGTGTTGGTGCCCGCTCTACTTGCCGCAGAGCCTAACGGAAAGTCTCGGCCTGGTCCTGATCAAACCCTTTTTGCTAAGCACCTGCTGCGTCTGGGCCAGTGCTTGGCAGTTGATGTTTTCCACCTATTAGCTCAGCTAGAAATCAGTGAGCAAAGCTAG
- a CDS encoding mechanosensitive ion channel domain-containing protein, with protein MARRQRLKRFVLAVIGAIALHLCLMGPVGAQAVESQTIVVDGRPLFQVASAGELMAQERANPIQRTLEELAEAPYPKVVTVEVRDEVPVILVNGDYLMSITQADAQLNRAENPEAQAEILTETLQSAFDRAQTERQQGFLLRATISAALALLLSGVAHWLIGRIWQHTLRPLMAAATFSHQEEELQATGSNLLLGLTRFLARVALWLGTALYITNLFPLTRRLTYLLTTGLSEGLFARSLNLGERNYSVLDLLVLFAVLLAVVIVSSAATNVLRSRILEVSGINRGSQEAVAILVKYTLVFLGAVVVLQIWGIDLSSLALIASALGVGIGLGLQNIAKDFVSGLIMVFERPIQVGDFLDFGEFLGTVERIGARSTEIRTLDHISIIVPNSRFLEQEVINWSHRNPVSRIRLPVGTAYGSDPEKVRFALLEACEKNSQILRSPAAQVFFTGFGDNALKFELLVWISQPNRQVIIKSDLYFAIEAAFRKHHIEIPFPQRDVHIRTGSLPIELSSELPNLFDSSEQTAGD; from the coding sequence ATGGCGCGGCGGCAGCGGCTCAAGCGGTTTGTTTTAGCGGTGATTGGTGCGATCGCACTGCATCTTTGCCTGATGGGGCCTGTTGGGGCACAGGCGGTAGAAAGTCAGACCATTGTTGTAGATGGCCGGCCTCTGTTTCAGGTTGCTAGCGCTGGAGAATTAATGGCTCAAGAGCGGGCCAACCCGATCCAGAGGACATTAGAGGAACTGGCCGAAGCCCCCTACCCCAAGGTAGTAACCGTAGAAGTGCGGGACGAAGTGCCGGTCATTTTGGTCAACGGCGACTATTTGATGAGCATCACTCAGGCCGATGCTCAGCTCAACCGGGCAGAAAACCCAGAGGCCCAGGCGGAAATCCTCACCGAAACACTGCAATCGGCGTTCGATCGGGCTCAAACAGAGCGGCAGCAGGGCTTTTTGCTGCGAGCCACTATCTCTGCGGCGCTGGCCCTGCTGCTATCTGGAGTCGCCCATTGGCTGATTGGCCGGATCTGGCAGCATACGCTGCGGCCGTTGATGGCAGCCGCCACCTTTTCCCACCAGGAGGAAGAGCTTCAGGCTACCGGTAGCAATCTACTGCTGGGACTGACTCGCTTTCTGGCTCGGGTGGCCCTCTGGCTGGGCACAGCGCTCTACATCACCAACCTGTTTCCCCTCACGCGGCGGCTGACCTATCTGCTGACCACGGGCCTGTCAGAGGGTTTATTCGCCCGCAGCCTCAACCTGGGAGAGCGAAACTACTCGGTCCTTGATCTGCTGGTTTTGTTTGCGGTGCTGTTGGCCGTGGTGATTGTCTCTAGTGCTGCGACTAATGTGTTGCGATCGCGCATCTTAGAGGTCAGCGGCATCAACCGGGGATCTCAAGAAGCCGTCGCCATTCTGGTCAAATACACGCTGGTCTTTTTGGGAGCCGTTGTCGTTCTGCAGATCTGGGGGATTGACCTCAGCTCCCTGGCCTTGATTGCCAGCGCTCTGGGTGTTGGTATCGGTTTGGGCCTGCAAAACATTGCCAAAGACTTTGTCAGCGGCCTGATCATGGTGTTTGAACGGCCCATTCAAGTAGGCGACTTTTTAGACTTTGGCGAGTTTTTGGGTACTGTTGAGCGCATCGGTGCCCGCAGTACCGAAATTCGCACCCTCGATCACATCTCTATCATCGTGCCCAACTCCCGCTTCTTGGAGCAAGAGGTGATCAACTGGAGCCACCGTAACCCGGTTTCCCGCATCCGGCTCCCGGTGGGCACGGCCTACGGCTCCGACCCGGAAAAGGTGAGATTTGCTTTGCTCGAAGCCTGCGAAAAAAACTCCCAAATTCTTCGTTCCCCGGCCGCTCAAGTTTTCTTTACCGGCTTTGGCGACAATGCTCTGAAGTTTGAACTGTTGGTCTGGATCTCCCAACCCAACCGGCAAGTTATTATCAAAAGCGACCTTTACTTCGCCATTGAGGCCGCATTTAGAAAGCACCATATCGAAATTCCCTTTCCCCAGAGAGACGTTCACATCCGTACGGGCTCTTTGCCGATTGAACTCTCCTCAGAACTGCCCAATCTTTTCGATTCATCAGAGCAGACAGCAGGCGACTAG
- a CDS encoding TVP38/TMEM64 family protein has translation MLPLAPALAQEGAAAAGHSLLDLLQSRLVETLTWINGLGAIAPVAFILLYLVITVAFVPASIVTLGAGVVFGVVQGTVLVFIGAMLGATAAFLVGRYLARDWVAGRIAHSPKFQAIDDAIGREGRKIIFLIRLSPAFPFNLLNYALGLTQVPLKDYVLGTVGIVPGTVLYVYLGSLLGNLAMLGAGGEPDPQAATAQWALRIIGLLATLAITIYITRIARKALREAVPKEEASGASES, from the coding sequence ATGCTGCCGCTGGCTCCGGCTTTGGCTCAGGAAGGGGCAGCAGCAGCGGGCCACTCTTTACTTGATCTGCTCCAATCGCGCCTGGTGGAGACCTTGACCTGGATCAATGGGCTGGGTGCGATCGCACCTGTGGCCTTTATTCTGCTCTACCTGGTGATAACTGTGGCTTTTGTCCCGGCTTCGATAGTCACTTTGGGTGCAGGCGTAGTTTTTGGCGTTGTTCAGGGAACGGTATTGGTCTTTATTGGCGCAATGCTGGGGGCGACAGCAGCTTTTTTGGTGGGGCGCTACCTGGCGCGGGACTGGGTCGCTGGCCGCATTGCTCACAGCCCTAAGTTTCAGGCCATTGACGATGCGATTGGGCGAGAGGGGCGCAAAATCATTTTTCTCATTCGGCTGTCTCCGGCCTTTCCCTTTAACCTGCTCAACTATGCTCTGGGCCTAACTCAGGTACCGCTTAAAGACTACGTGCTGGGCACTGTTGGGATTGTTCCCGGCACCGTGCTCTATGTCTATCTGGGGTCGCTGTTGGGCAATCTGGCAATGCTGGGGGCTGGAGGAGAGCCTGACCCCCAGGCTGCTACCGCGCAGTGGGCGCTGCGGATAATCGGTCTGCTGGCCACGCTAGCAATTACGATCTACATCACTCGCATTGCCCGCAAAGCGTTGAGAGAAGCGGTGCCCAAGGAGGAGGCCTCCGGGGCCTCTGAGAGCTGA
- a CDS encoding response regulator transcription factor, whose amino-acid sequence MNSRILLIEDEIKLAKFVELELSYEGYEVKVANDGLSGLMAARNQLPHLIILDWMMPGLSGVEVCRRLRQTGMQVPIILLTAKDEVSDRVEGLDAGADDYVVKPFSIEELLARVRAHLRRTDPPEAELLVFGDLSLDRKSRDVARGQRRLELTAKEYDLLEFLLTNARQVLTRDRILEEVWGYDFMGDSNIIEVYIRYLRLKLEAEGEKRLIYTIRGVGYVLRE is encoded by the coding sequence ATGAACAGCCGTATTCTACTGATTGAGGATGAGATCAAGCTGGCCAAGTTCGTCGAGCTGGAGCTGAGCTATGAGGGCTATGAAGTCAAGGTAGCCAACGACGGGCTATCTGGTCTAATGGCGGCCCGTAACCAGCTGCCCCATCTGATCATCCTCGACTGGATGATGCCGGGGCTAAGCGGCGTAGAAGTGTGTCGGCGGCTGCGGCAAACCGGTATGCAGGTGCCGATCATTTTGCTGACAGCCAAAGATGAGGTGAGCGATCGGGTTGAAGGGCTAGATGCTGGGGCCGATGACTATGTGGTTAAACCCTTCAGCATTGAGGAACTGCTGGCTCGCGTGCGGGCTCACCTGCGCCGTACCGATCCGCCCGAAGCTGAACTGCTGGTGTTTGGCGATCTAAGCCTCGATCGCAAGTCTCGCGACGTAGCTCGGGGTCAGCGCCGCTTAGAGCTAACTGCAAAGGAATACGACCTGCTGGAGTTTTTGCTGACAAATGCTCGCCAGGTGCTGACTCGCGATCGCATCTTAGAAGAGGTCTGGGGCTATGACTTTATGGGCGACTCTAACATCATTGAGGTTTACATCCGCTACCTGCGCCTGAAGCTAGAAGCCGAGGGCGAAAAGCGCCTGATTTACACCATCCGAGGAGTTGGCTACGTGCTGCGCGAGTAG
- a CDS encoding c-type cytochrome, whose amino-acid sequence MILLTLLWANPAAALTSSTSAETAQLFELHCAGCHLNGGNIVRRGKTLKQKALKRNGVDSEAAIATLITRGKGIMPAFADRLSEDEIAALSRYVLEQAAVDWQASP is encoded by the coding sequence TTGATTCTTCTGACGCTGCTTTGGGCTAACCCGGCGGCAGCTTTAACTAGCTCCACCTCAGCAGAGACCGCCCAGCTTTTTGAACTGCACTGTGCAGGCTGTCACCTCAATGGCGGCAATATTGTCCGTCGGGGAAAAACCTTGAAACAAAAGGCCTTAAAGCGTAATGGGGTAGACTCGGAGGCTGCGATCGCAACTTTAATCACTCGGGGTAAGGGCATCATGCCTGCCTTTGCCGATCGCCTATCGGAAGATGAGATTGCTGCTCTGTCCCGCTACGTCTTAGAGCAGGCAGCAGTAGATTGGCAGGCGTCTCCTTGA
- a CDS encoding EAL domain-containing protein produces the protein MTHAESSALSPQTIVPAELPTPLGESTPAQREQYLTTLVDIQAQLLSISSPRVQDWIDPILELLGRVSGASRVYYYEMKVVASQPGSDQFKARQLAEWTAKGIAPTLQEPIFQNIPVNAVFPDWLESIEQTGLVNLTWDQFTSEQRQLLCMPPINTQSLLLLPILVKGLFVGLIGFSNCLAARRWESSELALLRVATAAIALAIERQQAETALKQAEEKYRSIFENAVEGMFQSTPEGRYLTANPMLAKLYGYASPADLMANLTDIGQQLYVDPSRRQDFMRQMALEGAVLGFESEVYRQDGSIIWISESARAIFDDRGWLTGYEGTVEDITQRKQGEVEGWRRDRLLRGVAEASRHLLTVGQLEAAIPQVLATLGLAADVDRVYICENHAHPVTGLLAMSLRHEWTQSGIAASISQAHWQNLPYADYGLERWYRAFAQGQSVQGIVRHFPASEQELLSQDDILSILMVPIFMDGLLWGYIGFDACHLERQWSGNEESTLVAIAASLGGAIKRQCTEEQMRYQAFHDALTGLPNRTLFNRQLPLAIDHACQLEQILGVVFLDLDRFKIINDTLGHAVGDQLLQQVTQRLVQQLRTEDIIARWGGDEFTLILPNLQSPDNAAQIAQRISSALRPVFQFDSHELHISSSIGIALFPQDGKDLTTLLQNADAAMYRAKEQGRNNYQFYTTTLNSQANQRLTLENSLHHALERQEFVIHYQPQINVDTGRVIQVEALLRWQHGELGLISPQTFIPLAEETGLIVAIGEWVLRQACHQSRRWQQAGLLDLRIAVNLSARQLQHPSLVATVKTILRESDLQPQNLELEITETAAMRDVESTIETLQALQQLGVRISMDDFGTGYSSLSYLKKFPLHGLKIDRAFVWDVAENAQDRAMVSAIIAMTRGLHLNVVAEGVETQDQLICLRSMGCVEMQGFLFSYPLPAEEMTAYLTASLGEEELSTLS, from the coding sequence ATGACCCATGCTGAGTCTTCGGCCCTTTCTCCTCAGACGATTGTTCCGGCTGAGTTGCCCACTCCCCTAGGAGAATCGACTCCGGCTCAACGAGAGCAATATTTGACAACCCTCGTGGATATTCAGGCCCAGCTCCTCTCGATCAGCAGCCCTAGGGTTCAGGACTGGATCGACCCAATTTTGGAGCTGCTGGGCCGCGTTTCGGGTGCCAGCCGGGTCTACTACTACGAAATGAAGGTGGTTGCGTCGCAGCCAGGATCAGATCAGTTTAAGGCCCGACAACTGGCCGAGTGGACTGCCAAAGGCATTGCGCCAACCCTACAGGAGCCGATCTTTCAAAACATCCCGGTTAATGCGGTGTTTCCAGACTGGCTGGAGTCAATCGAGCAAACAGGACTGGTCAATTTGACTTGGGATCAGTTCACCAGCGAGCAGCGCCAGTTACTCTGCATGCCTCCTATCAATACCCAGTCGCTGCTGCTGCTGCCTATCTTGGTCAAGGGCCTGTTTGTTGGGCTGATTGGCTTTAGCAACTGTCTGGCGGCCCGCCGTTGGGAATCGTCTGAGCTGGCGCTCCTGCGAGTTGCAACTGCTGCGATTGCCCTGGCAATAGAACGTCAGCAGGCTGAAACGGCTCTCAAGCAGGCTGAGGAAAAGTACCGCAGCATTTTTGAAAATGCAGTGGAGGGCATGTTTCAGAGCACCCCTGAAGGGCGTTATCTAACGGCCAACCCCATGCTGGCAAAGCTCTATGGCTATGCCTCGCCAGCCGATCTCATGGCCAACCTAACCGATATTGGTCAACAGCTGTATGTTGATCCGAGCCGCCGCCAAGACTTTATGCGGCAAATGGCGCTAGAGGGAGCTGTGCTGGGGTTTGAGTCGGAGGTCTACCGCCAAGACGGCAGCATTATTTGGATCTCCGAGTCGGCTCGGGCAATTTTTGATGATCGCGGTTGGCTCACAGGTTACGAGGGCACGGTAGAAGACATTACCCAACGCAAGCAGGGAGAGGTTGAGGGCTGGCGGCGCGATCGCCTGCTGCGGGGGGTAGCTGAGGCCAGTCGCCACCTGCTCACTGTTGGCCAGCTTGAGGCGGCTATCCCTCAAGTGCTGGCGACTCTGGGCCTAGCCGCCGATGTTGATCGGGTCTACATCTGCGAGAACCACGCCCATCCGGTCACCGGGCTGCTGGCTATGAGCCTGCGCCATGAATGGACCCAAAGCGGTATTGCCGCCAGCATTTCTCAGGCTCACTGGCAAAACCTGCCCTACGCAGACTACGGCCTAGAGCGGTGGTATCGGGCCTTTGCTCAGGGGCAATCGGTTCAGGGTATTGTGCGACATTTCCCAGCCTCAGAACAGGAACTTCTGAGCCAGGATGACATTTTGTCGATCCTCATGGTGCCCATTTTTATGGACGGTCTGCTTTGGGGCTATATCGGGTTTGATGCCTGCCACTTAGAGCGGCAGTGGTCGGGTAATGAGGAATCCACCTTAGTTGCGATCGCAGCTAGCCTGGGCGGAGCCATCAAGCGCCAGTGCACCGAAGAGCAGATGCGCTACCAGGCTTTTCACGATGCGCTCACTGGCCTGCCCAACCGCACGCTGTTTAATCGGCAGCTGCCCCTAGCTATTGACCATGCCTGCCAGCTGGAGCAGATTCTGGGGGTAGTTTTTTTAGATCTAGACCGCTTTAAGATTATCAACGACACCTTGGGGCATGCGGTGGGCGATCAGCTGCTGCAGCAAGTTACCCAGCGACTGGTGCAGCAGCTGCGGACAGAAGACATCATTGCTCGCTGGGGCGGCGACGAATTTACCCTGATTTTGCCCAACCTGCAGTCCCCCGATAATGCCGCCCAAATCGCTCAGCGTATCTCCAGTGCTCTAAGGCCGGTTTTTCAGTTCGACAGCCATGAACTGCACATTAGCAGCAGCATAGGCATTGCCCTATTCCCCCAAGATGGCAAAGATCTGACGACGCTGCTGCAAAATGCCGATGCTGCTATGTACCGGGCTAAGGAGCAGGGCCGCAATAACTACCAGTTCTACACCACCACGCTCAACTCCCAAGCCAATCAGCGGCTCACTCTGGAAAACAGCCTACACCACGCTTTAGAGCGACAGGAATTTGTCATTCACTACCAGCCCCAGATCAATGTAGACACTGGTCGGGTAATTCAGGTAGAGGCCCTACTGCGCTGGCAGCACGGGGAATTGGGGCTGATTTCGCCCCAGACCTTTATCCCGCTGGCCGAGGAAACCGGGCTGATTGTTGCCATTGGAGAGTGGGTGCTGCGGCAGGCCTGCCACCAAAGCCGCCGCTGGCAGCAGGCAGGGCTGCTCGATTTGCGGATAGCTGTCAACCTCTCGGCCCGCCAGCTTCAGCACCCGAGCCTGGTGGCAACTGTCAAGACTATTCTGCGAGAGAGCGATCTCCAGCCGCAAAACCTGGAGCTAGAAATTACTGAGACAGCGGCCATGCGAGATGTAGAGAGCACCATTGAAACCCTGCAGGCGCTGCAACAGCTAGGAGTGCGGATCTCAATGGATGACTTTGGTACCGGCTATTCTTCCCTCAGCTACTTGAAGAAGTTTCCGCTGCATGGCTTAAAAATCGATCGGGCCTTTGTCTGGGATGTGGCTGAAAATGCCCAGGACCGAGCGATGGTGTCAGCGATTATCGCCATGACGCGAGGGCTGCACCTAAATGTTGTGGCAGAAGGGGTGGAAACTCAAGACCAGCTCATCTGTTTGCGGTCGATGGGCTGTGTTGAAATGCAGGGCTTTTTGTTCAGCTATCCTCTGCCCGCTGAGGAGATGACAGCCTACTTGACGGCTTCTCTGGGGGAGGAGGAACTGTCTACCCTAAGCTAA